In Candidatus Sedimenticola sp. (ex Thyasira tokunagai), the following proteins share a genomic window:
- a CDS encoding HD domain-containing phosphohydrolase, which produces MEKRGTLIDRLNRLNAIGVALSAERDTGKLLDRILQNACSLTHADGGTLYLRSEEERCLNFKIMLTHSLGIHWREVRDGATERYPSLPLYDGNGDPNNHLVATYTATTGHTTNIPDVYAAEGFDFSGTHEFDERFGYRCRSFLAVPLVNYEKEVIGVLQLINAQDTVTKEVIPFSVEDQQLVESLASQAAVALTNQRFIEEQRKLFESLVKVLSDVIDERSPYTAGHCRRVSKLTLLIAEAVANSDGNLSNFSLSDEDRYELKIAGWLHDCGKITTPDHIIDKRTKLESIFNRVGVVELRFQLVKQEMHLKFIQQRGEAGPDADFEALEQRFGREINALDDDLRFILKMNIGSENLGDDEVARIKAIARRKWVSPNGTEEDLLSEDEVINLTIRKGTLTDEERLRVNHHAEASLKMLNGLRFPGYLKNVPEYAGCHHEHIDGSGYPRGLTGEQMSIPARMMCVADIFEAVTARDRPYRDPIKLSQALAILCRMTLGNQLDADIMDVFIGDKVYMRYAEQFLDESQIDEVDETQLPDYR; this is translated from the coding sequence ATGGAGAAACGCGGAACTCTGATTGATCGGCTGAATCGTCTGAATGCAATTGGTGTGGCACTGTCGGCAGAGCGTGATACCGGGAAGCTGCTCGACAGAATATTGCAAAATGCCTGCTCGTTGACCCATGCCGACGGTGGCACCCTCTATCTGCGATCAGAGGAGGAGCGTTGCCTCAACTTCAAAATCATGCTGACTCACTCTCTCGGTATTCACTGGCGTGAGGTGAGGGACGGCGCAACAGAGCGTTATCCCTCTTTGCCGCTCTACGACGGCAACGGAGATCCCAACAACCATTTGGTTGCTACCTATACCGCTACCACCGGCCACACAACCAACATTCCTGATGTCTATGCTGCTGAAGGATTCGATTTCTCTGGTACCCATGAGTTTGATGAGCGCTTTGGCTACCGCTGTCGCTCTTTTCTCGCCGTACCGTTGGTCAACTATGAGAAAGAGGTGATCGGGGTGCTGCAACTGATCAATGCCCAGGATACTGTCACCAAAGAGGTTATTCCATTCAGTGTAGAGGATCAGCAGTTGGTGGAGTCCCTGGCATCCCAGGCGGCTGTTGCCCTGACCAATCAGCGCTTTATCGAAGAGCAGAGAAAGCTGTTTGAGTCACTGGTGAAGGTGCTTAGTGATGTGATTGATGAGCGCTCTCCCTATACCGCTGGGCACTGTCGCAGGGTATCGAAGCTGACACTGCTTATTGCCGAAGCGGTGGCCAATAGTGATGGAAATTTATCGAATTTCTCTCTGAGCGATGAAGATCGTTATGAGCTGAAGATTGCCGGTTGGCTCCATGACTGCGGCAAAATCACCACACCGGATCATATTATCGACAAGCGGACCAAGCTGGAGTCGATATTCAACCGGGTGGGGGTGGTTGAGCTGCGGTTTCAGCTGGTGAAGCAGGAGATGCACCTTAAGTTTATTCAGCAACGGGGGGAGGCTGGGCCTGATGCTGATTTTGAAGCGCTTGAACAGCGGTTCGGGAGAGAGATAAATGCGCTTGATGATGATCTGAGGTTTATCCTAAAGATGAATATAGGAAGTGAAAATCTGGGAGATGATGAAGTGGCGCGGATCAAGGCGATTGCCCGGAGAAAATGGGTTTCCCCCAACGGCACAGAGGAGGATCTGCTTAGTGAAGATGAGGTGATTAATCTAACGATACGCAAAGGCACATTGACAGATGAGGAGCGACTGCGTGTCAATCACCACGCTGAGGCCAGTCTTAAAATGCTCAATGGATTGCGCTTCCCCGGCTATCTGAAGAATGTGCCGGAATATGCCGGTTGCCATCACGAACATATAGATGGCAGCGGCTATCCACGAGGCCTCACCGGTGAGCAGATGTCAATACCGGCCCGGATGATGTGTGTCGCCGATATCTTCGAGGCGGTGACGGCCCGTGATCGGCCCTATCGTGATCCGATCAAGCTCTCTCAGGCGCTGGCTATTCTCTGCCGCATGACCCTGGGTAATCAACTGGATGCCGATATTATGGATGTCTTTATCGGTGACAAGGTGTACATGCGCTATGCAGAGCAGTTTCTTGATGAGAGTCAGATTGATGAGGTTGATGAGACACAGCTACCAGACTATCGATAG
- a CDS encoding DUF6675 family protein, giving the protein MKGRDEIGFFRLLLILFWLLPVTAETATDIDAFFTPDEKSRALAGTIISYTYLKGSSVISSEGDPPSEITLPDTEYIRGAEYADYEMLAVEKAFIPYPSPDPLDVNIYNRLTSYAGLKGMNYYSKTEGERIPLIIESSRIPSPKIESPLKDVIYKSIPVSRTDFFRMVDNRFGELRFKSEVESVGDHFIVRHTSTHGLKRWVFDVNEPGENRLVYLLFRDRVAGGYFYYAFHGMRIRSGFILGLGMLLPENFANRLRAGTVNAAKQFGIDWSDRIVAFE; this is encoded by the coding sequence GTGAAGGGCAGAGATGAAATAGGATTTTTTCGACTGCTGTTGATCCTGTTTTGGCTTTTGCCGGTTACAGCCGAAACGGCAACCGATATAGATGCCTTTTTTACCCCTGATGAGAAAAGCAGGGCACTGGCCGGCACCATTATCAGTTATACCTACCTGAAAGGGAGTAGCGTTATCAGTAGTGAGGGTGATCCACCCTCTGAAATCACTCTACCCGATACGGAGTATATACGGGGAGCAGAGTATGCGGACTATGAGATGCTTGCGGTGGAGAAGGCATTTATACCCTACCCTTCACCTGATCCTCTGGATGTCAATATATACAATCGCCTGACAAGCTATGCTGGTCTGAAAGGGATGAACTACTACTCAAAGACCGAAGGGGAACGCATACCGCTCATTATTGAGTCTTCCCGCATCCCATCACCCAAAATAGAGTCTCCGTTGAAGGATGTCATCTATAAAAGCATACCCGTCTCACGTACCGATTTCTTTCGCATGGTAGATAACCGCTTCGGTGAACTTCGCTTCAAGAGTGAAGTTGAATCTGTCGGTGACCATTTTATTGTACGCCACACCTCTACACACGGATTGAAAAGATGGGTGTTTGATGTCAATGAGCCGGGAGAAAATCGGCTCGTTTACCTTCTGTTTCGTGACCGGGTGGCCGGGGGCTATTTTTACTACGCTTTTCATGGCATGCGAATTCGTAGTGGTTTTATCCTTGGGTTGGGAATGCTGTTGCCGGAGAATTTTGCCAACCGCTTGCGTGCCGGTACGGTAAATGCCGCAAAGCAGTTTGGCATCGACTGGAGTGACAGAATCGTCGCTTTTGAGTGA
- a CDS encoding HDOD domain-containing protein yields MSREVGRPDLEVLQRFVPLRDLSENQLVLLAQHLFMEEADEGEVLIEIGSEDENSFYLIDGRVRLLAGDGRSVNIKGGTDHASHPISQLIPRRFQVSALSGVHFLRIDNQVIKNITPKLSMRNYLRGYEVAEDDQVEIEAGVKGEFAHYLLTQLKEDKLVLPSPPEMAARIGRAIEDDVADAESIARIIQSDPAISAKIVKAANSALYGTMTPVGSCVGAVTRLGMRTAHSLVLTYTLRDIFKTDSPVLQQRMEALWKHSIRTAALCHVMARRDMRFNIEMAMLIGLLHDIGLMAIIQCAAKHEELIDKPEVLEYAIDHFRGPIGSKILRTWRFPHEFEVAALEAESWMRDIGGEADYCDLVIVAQLHSYIGTPMAFKVPPLNEVPALARLGLGELTPIASLNLLEAADDEIKETEALLSG; encoded by the coding sequence ATGAGCCGAGAAGTGGGAAGACCCGACCTGGAAGTGCTGCAGCGCTTTGTTCCCCTGCGTGATCTCAGTGAAAACCAGCTTGTGCTCTTGGCGCAGCATCTCTTTATGGAAGAGGCGGATGAGGGAGAGGTACTGATTGAGATCGGCAGTGAAGATGAGAACAGCTTCTATCTGATTGATGGTCGAGTACGGTTGCTTGCGGGAGACGGCCGGAGTGTAAATATAAAGGGTGGTACCGATCACGCTTCTCATCCTATTTCACAACTTATTCCACGGCGGTTCCAGGTGAGTGCCTTGTCAGGGGTTCATTTTCTGCGTATCGACAATCAGGTGATAAAAAATATCACACCCAAGTTGAGCATGCGTAACTACCTGCGGGGGTACGAGGTTGCCGAAGATGATCAGGTTGAGATTGAAGCTGGGGTCAAAGGGGAGTTTGCCCACTATCTTCTTACCCAGCTAAAAGAGGATAAGCTGGTGTTGCCGAGTCCGCCGGAGATGGCGGCACGCATAGGGCGCGCCATCGAGGATGATGTGGCAGATGCTGAGAGCATTGCCCGGATTATCCAGAGTGATCCCGCGATCAGCGCCAAGATTGTGAAAGCAGCGAATAGTGCGCTCTACGGCACAATGACTCCGGTGGGGAGCTGTGTCGGTGCGGTAACGCGCCTTGGCATGCGTACTGCGCACAGTTTGGTATTGACCTATACCCTGCGGGATATTTTCAAGACCGATTCGCCGGTACTGCAGCAGCGTATGGAGGCGCTGTGGAAGCACAGCATTCGCACCGCTGCGCTCTGCCATGTGATGGCGAGACGGGATATGCGCTTCAATATTGAAATGGCGATGTTGATTGGGCTACTGCACGATATCGGTCTGATGGCAATTATCCAGTGCGCCGCCAAGCATGAAGAGTTGATAGATAAGCCGGAAGTGCTGGAGTATGCCATTGATCACTTCCGTGGGCCGATCGGCAGTAAAATACTGCGTACTTGGCGTTTTCCCCATGAGTTTGAAGTTGCCGCCCTGGAGGCTGAGAGTTGGATGCGTGATATCGGTGGAGAAGCTGACTACTGTGATTTGGTAATCGTAGCGCAGCTCCACAGCTATATCGGCACACCCATGGCATTCAAGGTGCCACCGCTGAATGAGGTGCCGGCGCTGGCGAGGCTTGGGCTGGGTGAGTTGACTCCTATCGCAAGCCTCAACCTGCTGGAGGCGGCGGATGATGAGATCAAGGAAACTGAGGCGCTGCTTTCAGGTTAA
- a CDS encoding riboflavin synthase subunit alpha: MFTGIVQGTAEVVTILEKQNFRTHKIRMPDEYIGNLKAGASVAHNGCCLTVVKSEGSLVTFDLMQETLRLTNLGQLKEGDRVNFERAARFGDEIGGHQMSGHIICTAGVTRVIESENNHQIWFRLPEGLKKYIFPKGYIGIDGISLTIGDVRGTDFNVNLIPETLERTNIGGRKPGDLINIEIDPQTQAIVDTVERVMEERNG, translated from the coding sequence ATGTTCACCGGAATTGTCCAAGGCACGGCTGAGGTCGTGACCATTCTCGAAAAGCAGAACTTTCGCACTCACAAAATTCGTATGCCGGATGAATATATCGGTAACCTGAAAGCGGGAGCCTCGGTTGCCCACAACGGCTGCTGCCTGACCGTGGTCAAAAGCGAGGGTTCACTGGTTACCTTCGACTTGATGCAAGAGACATTGCGATTGACCAACCTGGGGCAACTGAAGGAGGGTGATCGGGTCAACTTTGAGCGGGCCGCCCGTTTTGGCGATGAGATCGGCGGCCACCAGATGTCCGGACATATCATCTGTACCGCCGGAGTAACCAGGGTAATTGAAAGTGAAAACAATCATCAGATCTGGTTCCGTCTGCCCGAAGGGCTAAAAAAGTACATCTTCCCTAAAGGTTATATAGGTATCGACGGCATCAGCCTGACCATTGGCGATGTACGTGGAACCGATTTTAACGTCAATCTGATCCCTGAAACCTTGGAGCGTACCAACATCGGCGGGCGCAAGCCCGGTGATCTTATCAATATAGAGATCGATCCACAGACCCAGGCGATTGTCGATACGGTAGAGCGGGTAATGGAAGAGCGGAATGGTTAA
- a CDS encoding RNA-binding protein produces MKPREKIFIRKLPDNTRRQDLVRFVQQGLRSSLFGLSFLPHDELGDCHIIQITNKSAGTVEYHGIAEIFTAQDINGVIQRLNGKKLKRRPLEVHQYFHRSPHNDRRNHLSLSDPSEEAERRDSDRRRPHLFIQKRRSLRVEGMEGFARTHG; encoded by the coding sequence ATGAAGCCTAGAGAGAAGATATTTATCCGCAAGTTGCCTGATAACACCCGCCGCCAGGATCTCGTTCGGTTTGTGCAGCAGGGCCTAAGGTCAAGCCTCTTCGGGCTCTCATTTCTCCCTCATGATGAACTTGGTGACTGTCACATCATCCAAATAACCAACAAAAGTGCCGGCACCGTGGAGTATCACGGTATTGCCGAGATCTTCACCGCCCAGGATATTAATGGCGTCATCCAGCGACTCAACGGCAAAAAGCTCAAACGCCGCCCACTGGAGGTGCACCAATATTTTCACCGCTCTCCCCACAATGACCGACGAAACCATCTGTCGCTCAGCGACCCCTCCGAGGAAGCCGAACGGCGTGACAGTGACCGGCGCAGGCCCCATCTGTTTATTCAGAAACGGAGAAGCCTAAGGGTAGAAGGGATGGAGGGGTTTGCCCGCACCCACGGTTAA
- a CDS encoding L,D-transpeptidase family protein: MVTLLRYDRRSPKSKPPYPLAGVLLFSLLLSAWGVSVAAAVKQRSVEGVVADYRVKVALRLHPRFQFASVAWPPREVALVAFKDTRQLELWARDDGDWVHIKDYRIKGISGRPGPKLQEGDRQVPEGRYRIELLNPNSAFHLSLKLNYPNAFDREKALQEGRSNLGGDIFIHGDRVSKGCLAMGNSAVEELFVLTAMLGVQNVSVLISPRDFRFRPALPPPPDTPAWVTGLHRRIAVNLQKFPLELK; encoded by the coding sequence ATGGTCACCCTTCTCCGTTATGATCGCCGCTCACCAAAGAGCAAGCCCCCTTATCCATTAGCTGGAGTGCTGCTCTTCTCCCTACTGCTCTCTGCCTGGGGAGTGAGTGTGGCCGCCGCCGTTAAGCAGCGCAGTGTCGAGGGTGTTGTGGCGGACTATCGTGTCAAAGTGGCACTGAGACTGCACCCGAGATTCCAGTTTGCCAGCGTCGCCTGGCCACCACGGGAGGTTGCTCTGGTGGCATTTAAGGATACGCGACAGCTCGAGCTGTGGGCGCGTGATGACGGCGACTGGGTGCATATCAAGGATTATCGAATTAAAGGTATCAGTGGCCGTCCCGGGCCCAAACTGCAGGAGGGTGATCGGCAGGTACCCGAGGGCAGGTACCGCATTGAACTGCTCAATCCCAACAGCGCTTTTCACCTCTCGCTTAAACTGAACTACCCTAACGCCTTTGACCGGGAAAAGGCACTGCAGGAGGGGCGTAGTAATCTTGGTGGCGATATCTTTATCCATGGTGACCGGGTATCTAAGGGATGCCTTGCCATGGGGAATAGCGCTGTCGAGGAGCTGTTCGTCCTGACTGCAATGCTGGGAGTGCAGAATGTGTCTGTTTTGATCTCACCCCGGGATTTTCGTTTCAGACCGGCACTTCCACCTCCACCCGATACACCGGCCTGGGTGACGGGTCTGCACCGACGTATTGCCGTTAATCTACAGAAGTTCCCACTGGAGCTCAAATAG
- the mrcB gene encoding penicillin-binding protein 1B, whose amino-acid sequence MAKTPQRPRKKTAKKTAKKSTKKSTKKTVSKRAVKSRPRAPKKRAKASRSRRWPARLLALSFLFFLGLGIYLLYLDHTVREKFEGKRWAIPARVYGQPLEIYSGMAVTPQRLEAELKQLGYRKAGRALKPGTWSRHQERFLVRTRGFRFWDSDEPARHLEISFSSGRLNSLRHVGGAELPLMRLEAPEIGSIYPAHNEDRVLVQHNALPKQLVQGLIATEDRNFYQHQGVAPRSIARALLANLRAGGVVQGGSTLTQQLVKNFYLTRERSLWRKVNEAAMALLLEAHYGKDEILEAYANEIYLGQDGGRAIHGFGLAARFYFNQGLEELNLSRQALLVALVRGPSYYDPRRHPRRAKERRNLVLEMMRDQGLITAGEYKGAATAPLGIDSSKGRGKGRYPAFMSLVRRQLHRDYREEDLNSEGLRIFTTLDPWTQGRVESRVARKLSKLEKKHALPTGKLESAAVLVDSQSGEVRALVGGRHPGYAGFNRALDAVRPIGSLVKPAVYLAALMQPERYTLLTPLDDAPLTLKGADGVLWSPGNYDKKSHGLVPLHQALAKSYNLSTVRLGLDIGLDRVAELLRQMGMSRPLTPVPAMLLGAVSLSPLEVAQLYQGFAAGGFYSPLRAIRAVQSSDGEPLQRYPLTVRQAVPAGPVYLLNRNLQEVTRSGTGRGLSSYLDKNLNIAGKTGTTDDLRDSWFAGFSGDRVAVVWLGRDDNKPAGLSGSKGALQVWGDMMGELQPAPLELLKPDSIETVWVDPASGFLADESCDEARRFPFVEGSAPKTRSSCIGRGGGAVERFFRSFFE is encoded by the coding sequence ATGGCCAAAACACCACAACGTCCACGCAAAAAAACCGCGAAAAAAACCGCCAAAAAGAGCACGAAAAAAAGTACCAAAAAAACGGTGTCAAAACGGGCTGTAAAAAGCCGTCCCAGAGCGCCGAAGAAGCGTGCCAAGGCTTCCAGGTCAAGGCGCTGGCCGGCACGTCTGTTGGCACTCTCTTTTCTATTTTTCCTGGGGCTGGGTATCTACTTGCTCTACCTGGATCACACGGTACGGGAGAAGTTTGAGGGCAAACGTTGGGCGATACCTGCGCGGGTCTATGGACAGCCTCTGGAGATCTATTCAGGCATGGCAGTGACGCCACAGCGGCTGGAGGCTGAGCTGAAACAACTCGGTTATCGTAAAGCGGGCAGGGCACTTAAGCCGGGAACCTGGTCTCGTCATCAGGAGCGTTTTCTGGTGCGTACCCGTGGCTTCCGCTTCTGGGATAGTGATGAGCCTGCACGCCACCTTGAGATCAGTTTTTCATCAGGTCGCCTGAACAGTCTTAGGCATGTCGGTGGTGCAGAGCTTCCGCTGATGCGGCTGGAAGCCCCCGAGATTGGCAGTATCTACCCGGCCCACAATGAAGACCGGGTATTGGTACAGCACAATGCACTGCCGAAACAGCTGGTTCAGGGTCTCATTGCCACCGAAGACCGCAACTTTTATCAGCATCAGGGCGTCGCTCCCAGATCTATAGCCCGGGCGCTCTTGGCTAATTTGCGGGCGGGAGGTGTTGTCCAGGGCGGCAGCACGCTGACCCAGCAGTTGGTCAAAAACTTCTACCTCACCCGGGAGAGGAGTCTCTGGCGTAAGGTCAACGAAGCAGCCATGGCACTGCTGCTGGAAGCTCACTACGGTAAGGATGAGATTCTTGAAGCCTACGCCAACGAGATCTATCTTGGTCAGGATGGTGGACGTGCAATTCATGGCTTTGGTTTGGCTGCACGCTTCTACTTCAATCAGGGGCTGGAGGAGTTGAATCTGTCACGGCAGGCGCTGCTGGTGGCACTGGTTCGTGGTCCCTCATACTACGATCCAAGAAGGCATCCCCGGCGGGCGAAGGAGCGTCGGAATCTTGTGCTCGAGATGATGCGGGATCAGGGGTTGATTACTGCCGGTGAGTATAAAGGTGCCGCCACAGCCCCTCTCGGCATTGACTCTTCAAAGGGACGGGGAAAGGGGAGGTATCCGGCATTTATGTCCCTGGTACGGCGGCAACTGCATCGTGACTACCGGGAAGAGGATTTGAACTCTGAAGGGTTACGGATTTTTACCACGCTTGACCCTTGGACCCAGGGGCGGGTTGAGTCCCGGGTGGCCCGCAAATTATCGAAGTTGGAGAAAAAGCACGCTCTTCCCACCGGCAAGCTGGAGAGCGCGGCAGTGCTGGTAGATAGTCAGAGTGGAGAGGTGCGGGCACTGGTCGGCGGCCGTCATCCCGGCTATGCCGGTTTTAACCGTGCTTTGGATGCAGTACGTCCGATCGGCTCCCTGGTCAAGCCGGCAGTCTATCTGGCGGCACTGATGCAACCCGAGCGTTATACTCTGCTTACACCCCTGGATGATGCGCCACTGACCCTGAAGGGAGCGGACGGTGTACTCTGGAGCCCCGGCAATTACGATAAGAAATCACACGGCTTAGTACCTCTGCACCAGGCGCTGGCAAAGTCATACAACCTGTCAACTGTGCGGCTGGGGTTGGATATCGGCCTTGACCGAGTGGCTGAGTTGCTACGCCAGATGGGTATGAGTCGGCCTCTAACGCCTGTTCCTGCAATGCTACTGGGGGCGGTATCACTCTCTCCCCTGGAAGTTGCTCAGCTTTATCAGGGTTTTGCCGCGGGGGGATTCTACTCGCCGTTGCGGGCAATTCGAGCTGTGCAGTCGAGTGACGGAGAGCCGTTACAACGTTACCCTTTGACGGTGCGCCAAGCCGTACCGGCGGGACCTGTCTACCTACTCAATCGAAATCTCCAGGAGGTAACCCGCAGCGGAACCGGCAGGGGGCTATCAAGCTATCTTGATAAAAACCTTAATATTGCCGGTAAGACAGGAACTACAGACGATCTGCGCGATAGCTGGTTTGCCGGCTTTAGCGGCGACCGGGTAGCAGTGGTGTGGCTTGGTCGGGACGACAATAAACCTGCCGGGCTGAGCGGATCAAAGGGCGCATTGCAGGTTTGGGGTGATATGATGGGCGAACTTCAACCGGCTCCCCTTGAATTGTTGAAACCGGATTCGATAGAGACAGTGTGGGTTGACCCGGCTTCTGGATTCCTTGCGGATGAGTCTTGTGATGAGGCCCGCCGTTTTCCATTTGTTGAGGGATCGGCACCCAAGACCCGCTCATCCTGTATTGGCCGGGGAGGAGGTGCTGTTGAACGTTTTTTTCGGAGTTTTTTTGAGTGA
- a CDS encoding tetratricopeptide repeat protein, translating to MSEFYRAPVWIKRAVPLCACLLLVGCVGAPQKSAAPVTESSSTMVTTPSETVTPAEVRESSGVVLRAYEPPVPMSARPVHGKAVASLLAVAAQQERSGNLQGAVTTMERALGIEPRNAHLWYRLAQLRLAQNRTILANDLAMKSKALAGADLGLKRDCWQLIAKARRVKGDEAGARVAERKARMLFH from the coding sequence ATGAGTGAATTTTACAGGGCACCAGTGTGGATTAAGAGGGCGGTCCCTCTCTGTGCCTGCCTACTGCTGGTGGGGTGTGTTGGTGCACCACAGAAGAGTGCAGCACCGGTGACCGAGTCAAGCTCAACGATGGTGACGACCCCGTCTGAGACTGTGACTCCAGCGGAGGTGCGGGAGAGTAGCGGCGTGGTATTGCGTGCCTACGAGCCTCCTGTGCCAATGAGTGCCAGGCCGGTTCATGGAAAAGCCGTTGCCTCACTGCTGGCTGTAGCGGCACAGCAGGAGCGATCCGGCAACCTGCAGGGAGCGGTGACGACGATGGAGCGTGCTCTGGGAATTGAGCCGCGCAACGCCCACCTCTGGTATCGGTTGGCACAACTCAGGTTAGCCCAGAACAGGACCATCTTAGCTAACGATTTGGCGATGAAATCGAAAGCGCTGGCAGGTGCTGATCTGGGATTGAAAAGAGATTGTTGGCAGTTGATTGCCAAAGCCCGGCGGGTAAAGGGGGATGAGGCGGGAGCACGCGTAGCAGAGCGTAAGGCGCGGATGCTTTTTCACTGA
- a CDS encoding ATP-dependent DNA helicase produces the protein MPEISEILGPEGLIADRIEGFAYRPQQEEMASMVMEAMEQGDILVTEAGTGTGKTFAYLVPALLAGQKVIISTGTKNLQDQLFHRDLPMVRDVLAIPVDIALLKGRANYLCIHRLENALLEGRLNSRETVDHLMQAQRWAGRTRSGDIAELSDLPEGSRVWPLITSTTENCLGQECPSHSNCHLVEARRRAQEADLVVINHHLLCADFALKDGGFGELLPSADTFIIDEAHQLPEIAGNFFGSSVSGRQLMELVRDTQVEYQREAGDLEAIPQQALVLEKAVRDLRLMFGIDLRRGAWKEARQNPMVVSALNQVTDALVELESLLEAVEGRGKGLDSCLGRSASLVHDLVAYGKTTDEGDGDIRWFETFRQTFRLNRTPLDISGMFNAQMESHPGCWIFTSATLAVGESFSHFKRQLGLGDAKTAQWDSPFDYPNQALWFVPKGLPEPRSFDYTQSVVDVAVPVLRASRGRAFLLFTSHRALREAAELLEERIDYPLLVQGSAPKGELLDQFRRLGNAVLLGTASFWEGVDVRGEALSCVIIDKLPFASPGDPVLQARIDALRKQGGNPFMEFQVPQAAIALKQGAGRLIRDGTDRGVLVICDPRLLRKSYGHTFLASMPAMARTRDVADVERFFS, from the coding sequence ATGCCGGAGATCTCTGAAATACTTGGCCCGGAAGGGCTGATCGCTGATCGCATTGAGGGCTTCGCCTACCGTCCCCAGCAAGAGGAGATGGCCTCAATGGTGATGGAGGCGATGGAGCAGGGTGATATCCTGGTCACCGAGGCAGGTACCGGCACCGGCAAAACTTTCGCCTATCTGGTGCCGGCTCTGCTTGCCGGCCAGAAAGTGATTATCTCCACCGGCACCAAAAACCTCCAAGACCAACTTTTTCATCGCGACCTCCCTATGGTACGCGATGTTTTGGCTATCCCTGTCGATATCGCGCTGCTAAAGGGGCGTGCCAACTATCTCTGTATACACCGCTTAGAGAATGCGCTGCTTGAAGGGCGGCTCAACTCGCGGGAAACCGTTGATCATCTGATGCAGGCCCAGCGCTGGGCGGGGCGTACCCGCTCGGGCGATATCGCAGAATTGAGTGATCTGCCGGAGGGCTCCAGAGTCTGGCCTCTGATCACTTCGACAACGGAAAACTGTCTCGGACAGGAGTGTCCCTCCCACAGTAATTGCCACCTGGTGGAGGCGAGGCGGCGTGCTCAGGAGGCCGACCTTGTGGTTATCAACCACCATCTGTTATGTGCCGATTTTGCTCTGAAGGATGGGGGTTTCGGCGAACTGCTGCCATCTGCCGATACTTTTATCATCGACGAGGCGCATCAACTTCCGGAGATAGCGGGCAACTTTTTCGGTAGCAGTGTGAGTGGTCGTCAACTGATGGAATTGGTACGGGATACCCAGGTCGAGTACCAGCGGGAGGCAGGGGATCTGGAAGCGATACCACAGCAGGCTCTGGTTCTGGAGAAAGCGGTACGGGATCTTCGCCTGATGTTTGGCATCGACCTGCGCCGTGGCGCGTGGAAAGAGGCGAGGCAGAACCCGATGGTAGTCTCTGCACTCAATCAGGTTACTGATGCATTGGTTGAACTGGAGTCTCTGCTCGAGGCCGTAGAGGGGCGAGGTAAAGGACTCGACAGTTGCCTTGGGCGTAGTGCTTCTCTGGTTCATGATCTTGTGGCGTACGGCAAGACAACGGATGAGGGGGATGGTGATATTCGCTGGTTTGAGACCTTCCGTCAGACCTTTCGTCTCAATCGCACCCCGCTCGATATATCTGGAATGTTCAACGCCCAGATGGAATCGCACCCTGGCTGCTGGATATTCACATCGGCCACCCTGGCGGTAGGTGAGAGTTTCAGCCACTTCAAGCGACAGTTAGGGTTAGGGGACGCAAAAACAGCACAGTGGGACAGCCCTTTCGACTATCCCAACCAGGCTCTCTGGTTTGTCCCCAAAGGGTTACCGGAACCCCGTTCTTTCGATTACACCCAGTCGGTGGTGGACGTTGCCGTGCCGGTATTGCGGGCAAGTAGAGGGCGTGCTTTTCTGCTCTTTACCAGTCATCGAGCCTTGCGCGAGGCGGCTGAACTGCTGGAGGAGCGTATTGACTACCCCCTGCTGGTACAGGGGAGCGCACCGAAGGGTGAGTTGCTTGATCAATTTCGTCGTCTCGGCAATGCGGTACTGCTCGGTACCGCCAGCTTCTGGGAGGGTGTCGACGTGCGTGGTGAGGCGCTCTCTTGTGTGATCATCGACAAGCTGCCTTTTGCCTCTCCGGGAGATCCGGTGTTGCAGGCACGCATCGACGCACTGAGAAAACAGGGGGGTAATCCCTTTATGGAGTTCCAGGTGCCTCAGGCGGCTATCGCCCTGAAACAAGGAGCAGGAAGACTGATCAGGGATGGTACGGACCGAGGGGTATTGGTGATTTGTGATCCACGCTTATTGAGAAAAAGCTACGGCCACACCTTCCTTGCCAGTATGCCGGCGATGGCCCGCACCCGTGACGTGGCCGATGTTGAACGGTTTTTCAGCTAG